In Archocentrus centrarchus isolate MPI-CPG fArcCen1 chromosome 22, fArcCen1, whole genome shotgun sequence, one DNA window encodes the following:
- the pank2 gene encoding pantothenate kinase 2, mitochondrial: MAFNGHQRDDDDIIDEDETPSKQPRSEKEMPGYLRNEPNNETATTAGRATSERRTSHSAPRQRHDSVKKTRPPFPWFGMDIGGTLVKLVYFEPKDITAEEEQEEVENLKSIRRYLTSNTAYGKTGIRDVHLELQDLTLCGRKGNLHFIRFPTHDLPAFLQMGRNKHFSSLHTTLCATGGGAYKFESDFRMMADLELHKLDELDCLIRGVLYLDSVMSSGPSECYYFENPADPDHCIQKPCTLENPYPLLLVNIGSGVSILAVYSENNYKRVTGTSLGGGTFLGLCCLLTGCSTFEEALEMASQGESVRVDKLVRDIYGGDYERFGLPGWAVASSFGNMMFKEKRESVSKEDLARATLVTITNNIGSITRMCALNENIERVLFVGNFLRVNTLSMKLLAYAMDYWSKGQLKALFLRHEGYFGAVGALLELLHPS, from the exons ATGGCGTTCAATGGCCACCAACGCGACGACGATGACATTATTGACGAAGACGAAACGCCCTCGAAGCAGCCGCGGTCCGAAAAGGAGATGCCCGGTTATTTACGAAACGAGCCCAACAATGAGACTGCCACTACCGCAGGAAGAGCCACATCCGAGCGGCGGACTTCCCACTCGGCGCCGAGGCAGCGGCACGACTCTGTGAAGAAAACGAGGCCGC CATTCCCCTGGTTTGGGATGGACATCGGAGGCACTCTGGTGAAGCTTGTGTACTTCGAGCCCAAAGACATCacagcagaggaggagcaggaagaggTGGAGAATCTGAAGAGCATCCGGCGCTACCTAACCTCCAACACCGCCTATGGTAAAACTGGCATCAGGGACGTTCACCTGGAACTGCAGGACCTGACGCTGTGCGGCAGGAAGGGCAACCTGCACTTTATTCGCTTCCCCACGCACGACCTCCCGGCCTTCCTGCAGATGGGTCGCAACAAGCACTTCTCCAGCCTTCACACCACCCTCTGTGCCACCGGAGGGGGGGCATACAAGTTTGAGTCTGATTTCCGTATG atggctgaCCTGGAGCTTCACAAGCTGGATGAGCTGGACTGTTTGATTCGGGGGGTGCTGTACCTCGACTCGGTGATGTCTAGCGGCCCATCAGAGTGCTACTACTTTGAAAATCCTGCAGACCCAGACCACTGCATCCAGAAGCCCTGTACACTGGAGAATCCTTATCCTCTGCTGCTGGTCAACATTGGGTCTGGGGTCAGTATCCTGGCAGTCTACTCTGAGAACAACTACAAACGAGTCACTGGGACCAG CCTCGGTGGTGGGACCTTTCTTGGCCTGTGTTGCCTGCTGACCGGCTGCTCTACGTTTGAGGAAGCCTTAGAGATGGCTTCTCAGGGGGAGAGCGTCCGTGTGGACAAGCTGGTTAGAGACATCTACGGAGGAGACTACGAGCGGTTCGGGCTGCCGGGCTGGGCTGTGGCCTCAAG TTTCGGCAACATGATgtttaaagaaaagagagagtcTGTTTCTAAAGAGGACCTGGCCAGGGCGACGCTGGTCACCATCACTAATAACATCGGCTCTATCACCAGAATGTGCGCTCTCAATGAG AACATCGAGAGAGTGTTGTTTGTTGGGAACTTCCTAAGAGTGAACACCCTCTCTATGAAGCTGTTGGCTTATGCCATGGATTACTGGTCCAAAGGTCAGCTCAAGGCACTCTTCCTTCGCCATGAG GGTTACTTTGGTGCGGTTGGAGCCCTGTTGGAGCTTCTGCATCCATCCTAA